The following proteins are encoded in a genomic region of Populus trichocarpa isolate Nisqually-1 chromosome 13, P.trichocarpa_v4.1, whole genome shotgun sequence:
- the LOC112323801 gene encoding uncharacterized CRM domain-containing protein At3g25440, chloroplastic isoform X2 → MIIIIMLGIAASIRGGVGIGRRLSFAIRKESLTWYRNLLIQNQSDSFNHTPSVVCCFLWAQRPGVVLENFARHMSTASLELRTDNDFVRFSITKDGYSAKEKKSMKKVPRYVKMSKKAKLNELRFYRLKAKKKMNSPNPEVRIRYKLEKAKRKEAWLIEKLRKLEVPKTPGEAYDPEILTEEEKHYLKRTGEKKKNYVPVGRRGVFGGVVLNMHLHWKKHETVKVTCKPCKPGQIDEYAEELARLSKGIAIDIRPDNTIIFYRGKNYVQPKIMSPPDTLSKDKLRVKFPKSTPISQVHYRGCFYELGTGPGKI, encoded by the exons atgataataataataatgttgggTATAGCAGCTTCAATAAGAGGAGGCGTGGGCATTGGTCGCCGGCTTAGCTTCGCTATCAGAAA GGAATCTTTAACTTGGTACCGTAATCTACTAATTCAAAACCAGTCGGACAGTTTTAATCACACACCATCTGTTGTATGCTGTTTTTTATGGGCACAAAGACCTGGTGTTGTTCTTGAAAATTTTGCAAGGCATATGAGCACTGCATCATTGGAGCTGAGGACAGACAATGATTTTGTTAGATTTTCGATTACTAAAGATGGGTATTcagcaaaagagaagaaaagtatgAAAAAGGTGCCCAGATATGTTAAAATGTCTAAAAAGGCGAAACTTAATGAACTCCGGTTCTATCGCCTCAAggccaaaaagaaaatgaattctcCTAATCCTGAAGTTAGGATTAGATATAAACTTGAAAAG GCCAAAAGGAAGGAAGCATGGTTGATTGAAAAGCTCAGGAAACTTGAAGTCCCCAAAACCCCAGGTGAAGCATATGATCCTGAAATATTAACAGAAGAGGAGAAGCATTACCTCAAGCGTACTGgcgagaagaagaaaaactacgTTCCAGTTGGCCGACGAGGGGTTTTTGGAGGCGTTGTTCTCAATATGCATCTTCATTGGAAGAAGCACGAAACCGTCAAGGTTACTTGCAAACCTTGCAAGCCAGGCCAAATTGATGAATATGCTGAAGAGCTTGCTCGACTTAGCAAAGGGATCGCTATTGACATAAGACCTGACAACACCATTATTTTCTACAGGGGAAAGAACTATGTGCAGCCAAAAATCATGTCCCCTCCAGATACCCTATCTAAAGATAAA CTCAGAGTGAAGTTCCCGAAATCCACCCCAATTTCCCAGGTTCACTACCGTGGCTGTTTTTATGAACTTggaacag GCCCTGGAAAAATATAG
- the LOC112323801 gene encoding uncharacterized CRM domain-containing protein At3g25440, chloroplastic isoform X1, with translation MIIIIMLGIAASIRGGVGIGRRLSFAIRKESLTWYRNLLIQNQSDSFNHTPSVVCCFLWAQRPGVVLENFARHMSTASLELRTDNDFVRFSITKDGYSAKEKKSMKKVPRYVKMSKKAKLNELRFYRLKAKKKMNSPNPEVRIRYKLEKAKRKEAWLIEKLRKLEVPKTPGEAYDPEILTEEEKHYLKRTGEKKKNYVPVGRRGVFGGVVLNMHLHWKKHETVKVTCKPCKPGQIDEYAEELARLSKGIAIDIRPDNTIIFYRGKNYVQPKIMSPPDTLSKDKALEKYRYEQSLEHTSQFIEKLEKELENYQEHVVRYKNRKEAAVDSTIADDGLSQITNQS, from the exons atgataataataataatgttgggTATAGCAGCTTCAATAAGAGGAGGCGTGGGCATTGGTCGCCGGCTTAGCTTCGCTATCAGAAA GGAATCTTTAACTTGGTACCGTAATCTACTAATTCAAAACCAGTCGGACAGTTTTAATCACACACCATCTGTTGTATGCTGTTTTTTATGGGCACAAAGACCTGGTGTTGTTCTTGAAAATTTTGCAAGGCATATGAGCACTGCATCATTGGAGCTGAGGACAGACAATGATTTTGTTAGATTTTCGATTACTAAAGATGGGTATTcagcaaaagagaagaaaagtatgAAAAAGGTGCCCAGATATGTTAAAATGTCTAAAAAGGCGAAACTTAATGAACTCCGGTTCTATCGCCTCAAggccaaaaagaaaatgaattctcCTAATCCTGAAGTTAGGATTAGATATAAACTTGAAAAG GCCAAAAGGAAGGAAGCATGGTTGATTGAAAAGCTCAGGAAACTTGAAGTCCCCAAAACCCCAGGTGAAGCATATGATCCTGAAATATTAACAGAAGAGGAGAAGCATTACCTCAAGCGTACTGgcgagaagaagaaaaactacgTTCCAGTTGGCCGACGAGGGGTTTTTGGAGGCGTTGTTCTCAATATGCATCTTCATTGGAAGAAGCACGAAACCGTCAAGGTTACTTGCAAACCTTGCAAGCCAGGCCAAATTGATGAATATGCTGAAGAGCTTGCTCGACTTAGCAAAGGGATCGCTATTGACATAAGACCTGACAACACCATTATTTTCTACAGGGGAAAGAACTATGTGCAGCCAAAAATCATGTCCCCTCCAGATACCCTATCTAAAGATAAA GCCCTGGAAAAATATAGGTACGAGCAGTCACTTGAGCATACAAGTCAGTTCATTGAGAAATTGGAGAAAGAGCTTGAAAATTATCAGGAGCATGTTGTTCGTTACAAGAATAGGAAAGAAGCTGCAGTAGACAGTACGATTGCTGAT GATGGACTCTCTCAAATAACAAATCAAAGTTGA
- the LOC18104206 gene encoding LOB domain-containing protein 15 — MSRERKRFDELGKKIKRESDATYQMGRRHMLGPPGTLNTITPCAACKLLRRRCAQECPFSPYFSPHEPQKFASVHKVFGASNVSKMLMEVPQNQRADAANSLVYEANVRLRDPVYGCMGAISALQQQVQSLEAELNAVRNEILKYRYREANIIHSSHVALLSSGAVSIAAPSPAPSTPPPPTASPPPSSSSSSMYTQPTSSAAADYSTTSTENVSFFG, encoded by the exons ATGTCCAGAGAAAG GAAGAGATTTGATGAGTTAGGCAAGAAGATCAAAAGAGAATCAGATGCCACTTATCAAATGGGAAGAAGACACATGCTGGGTCCTCCTGGAACCCTAAATACAATTACTCCTTGCGCTGCCTGTAAGCTCTTAAGAAGGAGGTGTGCACAAGAATGCCCATTTTCTCCATATTTCTCTCCACATGAACCTCAGAAGTTTGCTTCTGTTCACAAAGTTTTTGGTGCAAGTAATGTCTCAAAGATGCTGATG GAGGTGCCACAGAACCAAAGAGCTGATGCAGCTAATAGTCTTGTTTATGAGGCTAATGTGAGGCTAAGAGATCCAGTTTATGGGTGCATGGGTGCAATTTCAGCTTTACAACAGCAAGTTCAATCGTTGGAAGCCGAACTTAATGCAGTAAGGAATGAAATACTGAAATACAGATATAGGGAAGCAAACATAATTCATTCTTCTCATGTAGCTTTGCTTTCCTCTGGGGCTGTTTCAATTGCTGCACCGTCACCAGCCCCCTCTACGCCACCGCCCCCAACAGCATCGCCCCCTCCTTCTTCCTCATCTTCCTCCATGTACACTCAACCGACAAGTAGTGCTGCTGCAGATTATAGCACAACTTCGACTGaaaatgtctccttttttggttaa